In the Acidobacteriota bacterium genome, one interval contains:
- a CDS encoding GNAT family N-acetyltransferase — protein MCVLTGDFRADLYGEIAELWRLTGVGRPERGDDLARIQHTLRNGGKMICALEGGKVVGTSWLTQDGRRVYVHHMAVHPSHQGRGIGRRLLAASLEAAAALGLQVKLEVHQDNAAALRIYRDAGFVTLEGYVSMIRRSTSAPGSCPSRGGEGP, from the coding sequence ATGTGCGTGCTGACGGGTGATTTCAGGGCCGATCTCTACGGGGAGATCGCGGAACTCTGGCGCTTGACGGGCGTCGGCCGGCCCGAGCGGGGCGACGACCTGGCGCGCATCCAGCACACCCTCCGGAACGGGGGGAAAATGATCTGCGCCCTCGAGGGGGGGAAGGTCGTCGGCACGTCCTGGCTGACCCAGGACGGCCGGAGGGTTTACGTCCACCACATGGCGGTGCACCCCTCCCACCAGGGGCGCGGCATCGGCCGACGACTCCTTGCGGCCTCCCTGGAGGCCGCCGCGGCCCTGGGCCTGCAGGTGAAACTGGAAGTTCACCAGGACAACGCCGCGGCCCTCCGAATCTACCGGGACGCCGGGTTCGTCACCCTCGAGGGGTACGTCTCCATGATCCGCCGCTCCACGAGCGCGCCGGGGTCGTGCCCGTCCCGGGGCGGGGAGGGCCCATGA
- a CDS encoding PAS domain S-box protein, which yields MNVLSILSFLAAVIYAGLGLNVLRHDERADLNRLFAVLCTAYAAWSFCYVFLYPAPDEGSCWLWFRLSAVGWTQFAGLTLHFTLKLTRNDRVLKQWWIYPVMYAPGLVFLVRSWTGVVTVERFLPGPLGWYPEEAVRSPWFWLFTVHYLVYVLVSIGLTWAWGRRSRLARERKQSAIITGSTAAALLLGAVSNNVLPALQIRVLPSIAHIIIIVWLAGIWIAIIRYKLMALTSSIAAEEILNKTREMVLLLDPNQRIIRTNPRTTYLLGFTPEELYGRTIESLCCFGTGPLRGPGLLAESSDTAVDLAFMRKEGEPIPVSVAVSRIRDDAGDLIGTVIFARDLRQSRQLQREIAERKLVESALNRSENQYRVIFENTGTVIAIIHEDSTINLVNSEFEKATGFSKAEVEGRMSWKNFVHPDELPRMEEYERLRREAPDRAPRSYETRMLDRGGSVRNVFLTVARVPDTAESIVSVLDIHDRIQAEKALRESHEKLQEVDRMKTDFLSIVAHELRTPLTSVLGFAKIIRNKFETILVPELPEDDSRTGRAAFLIRDNLRIIVDEANRLTSLINDVLDLAKLESGKIDWEVSPVSVPDLLERAKAATSTLAAQKNLAFTVETEPGLPEVRADDDRLMQVMVNLISNAVKFTREGFVACRARREGDEVVISVRDSGMGLRKEDFSRVFEKFRQVGDTVSGVQFGTGLGLPICRQIVEHFGGRIWVESELGHGSTFAFTLPVHPGPETVSAE from the coding sequence ATGAACGTCCTGTCCATTTTGTCCTTCCTGGCGGCGGTCATCTACGCCGGTCTTGGGCTCAACGTCCTCCGTCACGACGAGCGGGCCGACCTGAACCGCCTTTTCGCCGTCCTCTGCACGGCGTACGCGGCCTGGTCGTTCTGCTACGTCTTCCTCTACCCCGCGCCGGACGAGGGCTCCTGCTGGCTGTGGTTCCGTCTCTCCGCCGTCGGATGGACCCAGTTCGCCGGCCTCACTCTCCACTTCACTCTCAAGCTGACCCGGAACGACCGCGTGCTGAAACAGTGGTGGATCTACCCCGTGATGTACGCCCCCGGCCTCGTCTTCCTGGTGCGGTCGTGGACCGGCGTCGTCACCGTGGAGCGGTTCCTGCCCGGGCCGCTGGGGTGGTACCCCGAGGAGGCCGTCCGCTCGCCGTGGTTCTGGCTCTTCACCGTCCACTACCTGGTCTACGTCCTGGTGAGCATCGGCCTGACCTGGGCCTGGGGCCGGCGGTCCCGCCTGGCCCGGGAGCGCAAGCAGAGCGCCATCATCACCGGTTCAACCGCCGCGGCCCTCCTGCTGGGCGCCGTTTCCAACAACGTGCTCCCGGCCCTCCAGATCCGGGTCCTCCCCTCCATCGCCCACATCATCATCATCGTGTGGCTGGCGGGGATCTGGATCGCCATCATCCGGTACAAGCTGATGGCGCTCACCTCCTCCATCGCCGCCGAGGAGATCCTGAACAAGACCCGGGAGATGGTCCTCCTCCTCGACCCGAACCAGCGGATCATCCGCACCAACCCCCGGACCACCTACCTCCTGGGCTTCACCCCCGAGGAACTCTACGGGCGGACCATCGAGAGCCTCTGTTGCTTCGGCACCGGCCCGCTCCGGGGGCCGGGCCTCCTGGCGGAAAGCTCCGACACCGCCGTGGATCTGGCCTTCATGCGGAAGGAAGGGGAGCCGATCCCCGTCAGCGTGGCGGTGTCGCGGATCCGCGACGACGCCGGCGACCTCATCGGGACCGTCATCTTCGCCCGGGACCTCCGGCAGTCCCGCCAGCTCCAGCGGGAGATCGCCGAGCGCAAGCTGGTGGAGTCGGCCCTCAACCGATCGGAGAACCAGTACCGCGTCATCTTCGAGAACACGGGGACCGTCATCGCCATCATCCACGAGGACTCCACCATCAACCTGGTCAACTCGGAGTTCGAGAAGGCCACGGGCTTTTCCAAGGCCGAGGTGGAGGGGCGGATGTCGTGGAAAAATTTCGTCCACCCCGACGAACTCCCCCGCATGGAGGAGTACGAGCGCCTGCGCCGGGAAGCGCCGGACCGGGCCCCCCGGAGCTACGAAACCCGGATGCTGGACCGGGGCGGGAGCGTGCGGAACGTTTTCCTCACGGTGGCGCGGGTCCCCGACACCGCCGAGTCCATCGTCTCGGTGCTGGACATCCACGACCGCATCCAGGCGGAGAAGGCCCTCCGGGAGTCCCACGAGAAGCTGCAGGAGGTCGACCGGATGAAGACGGACTTCCTCTCCATCGTGGCCCACGAGCTCCGGACCCCCCTGACCTCCGTGCTGGGCTTCGCCAAGATTATCCGGAACAAGTTCGAGACCATCCTGGTCCCCGAGCTCCCGGAGGACGACTCCCGCACGGGCCGCGCCGCCTTCCTCATCCGGGACAACCTGAGGATCATCGTGGACGAGGCCAACCGGCTGACGTCCCTCATCAACGACGTCCTGGACCTGGCCAAGCTGGAATCGGGCAAGATCGATTGGGAGGTCAGCCCGGTGTCGGTCCCCGATCTCCTGGAGAGGGCGAAGGCGGCCACCTCCACGCTGGCGGCCCAGAAGAACCTGGCGTTCACCGTCGAGACCGAGCCGGGCCTCCCCGAGGTCCGGGCGGACGACGACCGCCTGATGCAGGTGATGGTCAACCTCATCTCGAACGCCGTCAAGTTCACCCGGGAGGGATTCGTGGCCTGCCGGGCCCGGCGGGAGGGCGACGAGGTGGTCATCAGCGTCCGGGACAGCGGGATGGGCCTCCGAAAAGAGGACTTCTCGCGGGTGTTCGAGAAGTTCCGCCAGGTGGGCGACACCGTGAGCGGCGTGCAGTTCGGCACCGGCCTCGGGCTCCCCATCTGCCGCCAGATCGTGGAGCACTTCGGCGGCCGCATCTGGGTCGAGAGCGAACTCGGCCATGGCAGCACCTTCGCCTTCACCCTCCCCGTCCACCCCGGCCCCGAGACCGTTTCCGCCGAATGA
- a CDS encoding diguanylate cyclase — MEFIGSWDRKVIALGQSKAWVAFSRLFWIFLLYHLLRTGGIFSISEDFFLLIALQLCSFVILRFPDTLAGPRASRIILLVADFLFMSWGLAAFYRIDGVPPWPLIVFFPALYALLVMAPRLRIFLWSALIAGALLVPVAIWAAGIVSPFRIVSLLAFWAFLVLYLGLTAFPVNATLSLLSRFEKTTERAEDLFRLSVEMADAGTIRELFQTAANSVSKHFPDTRVDALRLAAGEQAELILRPETQGKFPTESPSPNLKECLASGNLTVADDTPPAPRGPESRPAPAKAAGGSVILIPVQMPSNNGKGYVLRVSWASPRIFRDEENAYFRTIHEALRTHFRRIQTESDLTEEKRDLQSKYQPLVKENQDHIALAAILERFATATSLETCMSGLAQSFHGALGADAALFFFLSPAHTLEAVGVFGPNKPELPALFRVSPDRSLVGDCVKNNKVFVHGHLKPPEPTDVHLEDLPALLKAEVKSLITLPLSRAGQVYGCLVLCGRRPGQFRMEAMNLLSRIQAPLGDGIALLKGRDECERELVTGRKRTRLFNGILQAFKAGALQERLGSVFQETFELDWCRFYTVNPASNEWTAVSGDLYFDPADTLHKQCAPDPLMERARINGEGIIVDNTLDDPECPDFSSQQSCRMVVPILHEGEVLGLVDAVAHLERLLTHQDLTLASAAAELIGNFIIFGRFTKGRQENVGKDALTGLPDRNRFIEALEAEAKRCQDARKPYVTAILDVDDLGKINADQGILAGDGIIRAVAEITRAVARPNHFVARCGGNAFAILMPETNMEKAVPIIRQILDWVRTQPFPGGTQVQASAGLAGYPVHGQTASDVFGAAEQSLRRVKQSSKDSFAFPGRELFPVQGKSSRIDTAQLFNDILGPGKKPGPHTVATLNSLIRHLDGKGFDPFVIGDVLYRLILMLDYPERHNEYYNLVPEMVIRLGKELNLTQPRIRDLLLAAKVYDIGKFLLTDDILYANRPLEEDERQSVREHVGAGVKQVLQPHRIFAPILSPVKFHHERWDGSGYPWNLKGDEIPLESQILGIVDVFKALVTERPYKKRMSMAESMEILNGFKNSMFESQLIDAFFKVVESMKVMR; from the coding sequence ATGGAGTTTATCGGCAGTTGGGACAGGAAGGTCATCGCCCTCGGGCAGAGCAAGGCCTGGGTTGCCTTCTCCCGTCTTTTCTGGATCTTCCTGCTCTACCACCTTCTCCGGACCGGGGGGATCTTCTCGATCTCCGAGGATTTCTTCCTGCTGATCGCGCTGCAGCTCTGCTCCTTCGTCATCCTGCGGTTCCCCGACACCCTGGCCGGGCCCCGGGCCTCCCGGATCATCCTGCTGGTCGCCGACTTCCTCTTCATGTCCTGGGGCCTCGCCGCCTTCTACCGGATCGACGGGGTCCCCCCCTGGCCGCTCATCGTGTTCTTCCCGGCCCTGTACGCCCTCCTCGTCATGGCCCCCCGGCTGCGAATCTTCCTCTGGTCCGCCCTGATTGCGGGGGCGCTGCTCGTCCCCGTGGCGATCTGGGCGGCGGGGATCGTTTCGCCTTTCCGCATCGTGAGCCTGCTGGCCTTCTGGGCCTTCCTCGTCCTCTACCTGGGCTTGACCGCCTTCCCCGTCAACGCCACCCTCTCGCTCCTGAGCCGCTTCGAGAAGACCACGGAGCGCGCGGAGGACCTGTTCCGGCTCAGCGTGGAGATGGCGGACGCCGGCACGATCCGGGAACTGTTCCAGACCGCGGCCAACAGCGTATCGAAGCACTTCCCCGACACGCGGGTCGACGCGCTCCGCCTGGCTGCGGGGGAACAGGCGGAACTCATCCTGCGCCCCGAGACCCAGGGCAAGTTCCCCACCGAGAGCCCTTCGCCCAACCTCAAGGAGTGTCTCGCCTCGGGGAACCTGACCGTCGCGGACGACACCCCGCCCGCGCCGCGGGGCCCCGAGTCCCGGCCGGCCCCGGCCAAGGCCGCCGGCGGGTCGGTGATTCTCATCCCCGTCCAGATGCCGTCCAACAACGGGAAGGGATACGTCCTGCGGGTTTCCTGGGCCAGCCCCCGGATCTTCCGGGACGAGGAAAATGCCTATTTCCGGACGATCCACGAGGCGCTGAGGACCCACTTCCGCCGGATCCAGACCGAGAGCGACCTGACCGAGGAGAAACGCGACCTCCAGTCCAAGTACCAGCCGCTGGTGAAGGAGAACCAGGACCACATCGCCCTCGCGGCCATCCTGGAGCGGTTCGCCACGGCCACCTCCCTGGAGACGTGCATGAGCGGCCTGGCCCAGTCCTTTCACGGCGCCCTGGGGGCGGACGCCGCCCTCTTCTTCTTCCTGAGCCCCGCCCACACCCTCGAGGCCGTGGGGGTTTTCGGGCCGAACAAGCCGGAGCTTCCCGCCCTCTTCCGGGTGTCGCCCGACCGCTCGCTGGTCGGGGACTGCGTGAAGAACAACAAGGTGTTCGTCCACGGCCACCTGAAGCCGCCCGAACCGACGGACGTGCACCTGGAGGACCTCCCCGCCCTCCTGAAGGCGGAGGTGAAGTCCCTGATCACCCTGCCGCTGTCCCGCGCCGGCCAGGTCTACGGTTGCCTCGTGCTCTGCGGCCGTCGCCCGGGCCAGTTCCGGATGGAGGCGATGAACCTGCTCAGCCGCATCCAGGCCCCCCTGGGCGACGGTATCGCCCTGCTCAAGGGGCGGGACGAGTGTGAGCGGGAACTGGTGACCGGTCGCAAGCGAACCCGGCTCTTCAACGGGATCCTGCAGGCCTTCAAGGCCGGCGCCCTCCAGGAGCGCCTGGGCAGCGTCTTCCAGGAAACCTTCGAGCTGGACTGGTGCCGGTTCTACACCGTCAACCCTGCCTCGAACGAGTGGACGGCCGTCTCCGGCGACCTCTACTTCGACCCCGCGGACACGTTGCACAAGCAGTGCGCCCCCGACCCGCTGATGGAACGTGCCCGGATCAACGGCGAGGGGATCATCGTGGACAACACCCTCGACGACCCGGAGTGCCCCGACTTCAGTTCCCAGCAGTCCTGCCGGATGGTCGTCCCCATCCTCCACGAAGGCGAGGTCCTGGGCCTGGTGGACGCCGTCGCCCACCTGGAACGCCTCCTGACCCACCAGGACCTGACCCTCGCGTCGGCCGCCGCCGAACTGATCGGGAACTTCATCATCTTCGGGCGGTTCACCAAGGGCCGGCAGGAGAACGTCGGGAAGGACGCCCTCACCGGTCTGCCCGACCGGAACCGCTTCATCGAGGCCCTCGAGGCCGAGGCCAAGCGCTGCCAGGACGCCCGGAAACCCTACGTGACCGCCATCCTGGACGTCGACGACCTGGGCAAGATCAACGCCGACCAGGGCATCCTGGCTGGCGACGGCATCATCCGGGCCGTGGCCGAGATCACCCGGGCCGTGGCCCGGCCCAACCACTTCGTCGCTCGCTGCGGGGGAAACGCTTTCGCCATCCTCATGCCGGAGACGAACATGGAGAAGGCGGTCCCCATCATCCGCCAGATCCTCGACTGGGTCCGGACCCAGCCCTTCCCGGGGGGGACCCAGGTCCAGGCGTCCGCCGGCCTGGCCGGCTACCCCGTTCACGGGCAGACGGCGTCCGACGTGTTCGGCGCCGCGGAGCAATCCCTCCGCCGGGTCAAGCAGAGCAGCAAGGACAGTTTCGCCTTCCCGGGCCGGGAACTCTTCCCGGTCCAGGGCAAGTCCAGCCGCATCGACACGGCCCAACTCTTCAACGACATCCTCGGGCCCGGCAAGAAACCGGGACCCCACACGGTCGCCACGCTCAACAGCCTGATTCGCCACCTCGACGGCAAGGGCTTCGACCCCTTCGTCATCGGGGACGTCCTTTACCGCCTGATCCTGATGCTGGACTACCCCGAACGCCACAACGAGTACTACAACCTGGTCCCCGAGATGGTCATCCGGCTGGGCAAGGAACTGAACCTCACCCAACCGCGGATCCGCGACCTCCTGCTGGCCGCCAAGGTCTACGACATCGGCAAGTTCCTGCTGACGGACGACATCCTCTACGCCAACCGCCCCCTCGAGGAGGACGAGCGCCAAAGCGTCCGGGAACACGTGGGGGCGGGCGTGAAACAGGTCCTTCAGCCGCACCGGATCTTCGCCCCCATCCTGTCCCCCGTGAAGTTCCACCACGAGCGGTGGGACGGCAGCGGGTACCCCTGGAACCTCAAGGGCGACGAGATCCCGCTCGAATCGCAGATCCTGGGCATCGTCGACGTGTTCAAGGCCCTCGTGACCGAGCGCCCCTACAAGAAACGGATGAGCATGGCCGAATCCATGGAGATACTGAACGGTTTCAAGAACTCGATGTTCGAATCCCAGCTCATCGACGCCTTCTTCAAGGTCGTCGAGAGCATGAAGGTGATGCGGTGA
- a CDS encoding chemotaxis protein CheW encodes MTDSAERFLHFLTSSHSFLVPLPQLYRIISHTPPKPVPFSPDYIQGVIHFEGNLWVVVDLDAILGAPADDVLPELILARHDECHLAFRARRTRDIVTVPEDRREIRAVPGLPAPCVSFVTVLGGNLTYGLNLGEFVEALSAK; translated from the coding sequence GTGACCGACAGTGCCGAACGGTTCCTCCACTTCCTGACCTCGTCCCACTCTTTCCTCGTCCCGCTCCCCCAGCTCTACCGGATCATCTCGCACACCCCCCCGAAACCCGTCCCGTTCAGCCCCGACTACATCCAGGGCGTCATCCACTTCGAGGGCAACCTCTGGGTGGTGGTGGACCTGGACGCGATCCTGGGGGCCCCTGCCGACGACGTCCTGCCCGAGCTGATCCTGGCGCGGCACGACGAGTGCCACCTCGCCTTCCGGGCCCGCCGGACCCGTGACATCGTCACGGTCCCGGAGGACCGCCGGGAAATCCGGGCCGTCCCCGGGCTGCCCGCCCCCTGCGTGTCCTTCGTCACAGTCCTGGGCGGAAATCTCACGTATGGTCTGAACCTGGGAGAATTCGTGGAGGCACTCAGCGCGAAATGA
- a CDS encoding methyl-accepting chemotaxis protein produces MTKNDASGMERFRKVRQVSLRGLAAILAGTVALLVVILSLPPDPIALRIGIVVAAVAALGVGTWLLARKLDRDLGTILTAQDETHARSTRFLDHLKQVLEVIRDGDLTGSLDADDIHEEFHALIETFRGSIAGFSSMLKKIQKTSAEVSVQAHKILETSGEQASGSSEQAAAVAQITSAMEELARTAAQIAENTTYVVSSSEEAEKRAQEGMTHMRGNASSLERMNERMRDINENAHNLGEKFQEIDKILALITSIASETHILALNAAIEAAAAGEYGARFSVIASEVRRLSDMSQDSVDEIKKILGEFQKSIQSTILATEQGTKEFESAMEAAFQIQEKLSAITDKVGQTTRSAKEISLATQQQKTASDQIVDTLKDVSSVIRQIANALQEFNRAANRLNTLAMDMQLISQNFTIDSDRNIKYLAKKTVENETIRMFRRRNSTAVLDEILQENRFIEILYIADAEGVLAGFAVADFLKTEQNLELLSKGHNFSQRPWFYNAKDSRRPYVTTMYKSVLTGEDCFTISAPIYGMDGNFSGVLGIDINAVNWSRID; encoded by the coding sequence ATGACGAAAAATGACGCGTCCGGCATGGAGCGGTTCCGGAAGGTCCGCCAGGTCTCGCTCCGGGGCCTCGCCGCGATCCTGGCCGGCACCGTGGCCCTGCTTGTCGTCATCCTGTCGCTCCCGCCGGACCCCATCGCCCTGAGGATCGGCATCGTCGTCGCCGCCGTCGCCGCCCTGGGGGTCGGGACCTGGCTGCTGGCCCGCAAGCTGGACCGGGACCTCGGGACGATCCTGACGGCCCAGGACGAGACCCACGCCCGCAGCACCCGTTTCCTGGACCACCTCAAGCAGGTCCTGGAAGTGATCCGGGACGGGGACCTGACGGGCTCGCTGGACGCGGACGACATCCACGAGGAGTTCCACGCCCTGATCGAGACCTTCCGTGGCTCCATCGCCGGGTTCTCCAGCATGCTCAAGAAGATCCAGAAGACCTCCGCCGAGGTGAGCGTGCAGGCCCACAAGATCCTGGAAACCTCCGGGGAGCAGGCCTCCGGCTCGTCCGAGCAGGCCGCGGCCGTCGCCCAGATCACCTCCGCCATGGAGGAGCTGGCCCGGACCGCCGCCCAGATCGCCGAGAACACCACCTACGTGGTCTCCTCCTCCGAGGAGGCGGAGAAACGGGCGCAGGAGGGCATGACCCACATGCGTGGAAACGCCTCCAGTCTCGAGCGCATGAACGAGCGGATGCGCGACATCAACGAGAACGCCCACAACCTCGGCGAGAAGTTCCAGGAAATCGACAAGATCCTCGCCCTCATCACCAGCATCGCGTCGGAAACGCACATCCTGGCCCTCAACGCCGCCATCGAGGCCGCCGCCGCCGGCGAGTACGGGGCGCGGTTCTCGGTCATCGCCTCCGAGGTGCGCCGGCTCTCCGACATGAGCCAGGACTCCGTGGACGAGATCAAGAAGATCCTCGGCGAGTTCCAGAAGTCCATCCAGAGCACCATCCTGGCCACGGAGCAGGGCACGAAGGAGTTCGAGTCCGCCATGGAGGCCGCGTTCCAGATCCAGGAGAAGCTCTCCGCCATCACCGACAAGGTCGGGCAGACCACCCGCTCCGCCAAGGAGATCTCCCTGGCCACCCAGCAGCAGAAAACGGCCAGCGACCAGATCGTGGACACCCTCAAGGACGTCTCCTCCGTCATCCGCCAGATCGCCAACGCCCTCCAGGAGTTCAACCGGGCCGCCAACCGCCTCAACACCCTGGCCATGGACATGCAGCTCATCTCCCAGAACTTCACCATCGACTCGGACCGCAACATCAAGTACCTCGCCAAGAAGACGGTGGAGAACGAGACGATCCGCATGTTCCGCCGGCGCAACTCCACCGCGGTGCTGGACGAGATCCTCCAGGAGAACCGGTTCATCGAGATCCTCTACATCGCCGACGCCGAGGGCGTGCTGGCCGGCTTCGCGGTGGCCGACTTCCTCAAGACCGAGCAGAACCTCGAACTGCTCAGCAAGGGCCACAACTTCTCCCAGCGGCCGTGGTTCTACAACGCCAAGGACTCCCGGCGGCCCTACGTCACCACCATGTACAAGTCCGTCCTCACCGGCGAGGACTGCTTCACCATCTCGGCCCCCATCTACGGCATGGACGGGAACTTTTCCGGCGTCCTGGGGATCGACATCAACGCCGTCAACTGGTCGCGGATCGACTGA
- a CDS encoding response regulator, translating into MQDRLHKFRLQFIEETRERIQTINNLAITLEKDASRQDLVEQLKREMHTIKGGSRILGLKSVAQLAHFFEDFFVQVMSGDRALPTRITDRLFRALDLMGELLDADDDEALFRRVEDFLQRFKDEDLAEPPPPGSVSPQDRVKQLLKDKLRSRFQGAQAPGEGPAPPAPAAPDDSPLPEPPSPPPAAGELPGPPPAKAGRPPLPPEDRRQGFSKSFRIDSNLIDTISDGALQLKVMTSFFNVFQSEYAGLVQSVRRLQDDLASTLPAIADTSVRNRVESVQILLRDLARTSQEKKKLINNRLVTYQNYFDTLFRNIEDLKLIPLATLFAVFPRFVRDYAVRNDKEIDFEHQGGSTRLDKRIAEAVNESLIHLLRNAVDHGIETPDERERAGKPRSGRITLSASTQGDRVVITVTDDGYGFDPAKIRESALKKRLITEEEAARMSPDEVTQLVFRPGFSTAPIITDTSGRGVGMDVVQHAVNNFHGSIRIETEPGAGASVRMILPISISTTRILHVRDRDEVLAIPADAIRKVRRVHLSDLTRRGEIFFLLDKGECLPTATVSSILGSDGELPASGRDAKILLTLQADKDRYGLLVDQTLHEENAIVHRKDPFIRNTPYIAGVSVSIFGEPFLVFDIYALARYFQAPRKTATTRPAGTRAKSVQKVILLVEDSVVTREMEKVIIESAGYRVVEAVNGAEGLEKLGTQPVDCIVTDVEMPVMDGFTMTGQIRGIPAHRDIPIIIVTTRENREDKIRGIQVGANAYITKKDFDQMKLLETIQRLV; encoded by the coding sequence ATGCAGGACCGGCTCCACAAATTCCGGCTTCAGTTCATCGAGGAGACCCGCGAGCGGATCCAGACCATCAACAACCTCGCGATCACCCTCGAGAAGGACGCCTCCCGGCAGGACCTGGTGGAGCAGCTCAAGCGCGAGATGCACACCATCAAGGGCGGGAGCCGGATCCTGGGGCTCAAGTCCGTCGCCCAGCTGGCGCACTTCTTCGAGGACTTCTTCGTCCAGGTGATGTCGGGCGACCGCGCCCTGCCGACCCGGATCACCGACCGCCTCTTCCGCGCCCTCGACCTCATGGGGGAACTCCTGGACGCCGACGACGACGAGGCCCTCTTCCGCCGGGTGGAGGATTTTCTCCAGCGGTTCAAGGACGAGGACCTCGCCGAGCCGCCCCCGCCGGGGTCCGTCTCCCCGCAGGACCGGGTGAAGCAGCTGCTCAAGGACAAGCTCCGGAGCCGCTTCCAGGGCGCGCAGGCGCCGGGGGAGGGGCCGGCCCCGCCCGCCCCCGCGGCTCCCGACGACTCCCCCCTGCCGGAGCCGCCCTCCCCGCCCCCGGCCGCGGGGGAACTTCCCGGGCCGCCCCCCGCGAAGGCCGGCCGGCCGCCCCTCCCCCCGGAGGACCGGAGGCAGGGCTTCTCCAAGAGCTTCCGCATCGACAGCAACCTCATCGACACCATCTCCGACGGCGCCCTGCAGCTCAAGGTGATGACCTCCTTCTTCAATGTCTTCCAGTCGGAGTACGCCGGGCTGGTCCAGTCGGTCCGGCGCCTCCAGGACGACCTGGCCTCCACCCTCCCCGCCATCGCGGACACGTCCGTGCGAAACCGCGTGGAATCCGTCCAGATCCTGCTCCGGGACCTGGCGAGAACGTCCCAGGAGAAGAAGAAGCTCATCAACAACCGCCTGGTCACCTACCAGAACTACTTCGACACCCTTTTCCGGAACATCGAGGACCTCAAGCTGATCCCCCTCGCCACCCTCTTCGCCGTCTTCCCCCGCTTCGTCCGGGACTACGCCGTCCGGAACGACAAGGAGATCGACTTCGAGCACCAGGGCGGGTCCACCCGGCTGGACAAGCGCATCGCCGAGGCCGTCAACGAGAGCCTCATCCACTTGCTCCGGAACGCCGTCGACCACGGGATCGAGACCCCCGACGAGCGCGAGCGGGCAGGGAAACCGCGCTCGGGCCGCATCACGCTCTCGGCGTCCACCCAGGGGGACCGGGTCGTCATCACCGTCACCGACGACGGTTACGGGTTCGACCCCGCGAAAATCCGGGAATCGGCGCTGAAGAAGCGGCTGATCACCGAGGAGGAGGCGGCCCGGATGAGCCCCGACGAGGTCACCCAGCTGGTTTTCCGCCCGGGGTTTTCCACCGCCCCCATCATCACCGACACCTCCGGCCGGGGGGTCGGGATGGACGTGGTCCAGCACGCCGTCAACAACTTCCACGGCTCCATCCGCATCGAAACGGAGCCCGGGGCGGGGGCGTCGGTCCGGATGATCCTCCCCATCAGCATCTCCACCACCCGGATCCTCCACGTCCGGGACCGGGACGAGGTCCTGGCGATCCCCGCGGACGCCATCCGGAAAGTCCGGCGGGTCCACCTGTCGGACCTGACCCGGCGGGGGGAGATCTTCTTCCTACTGGACAAGGGCGAGTGCCTCCCCACGGCCACCGTGTCCTCCATCCTCGGCTCCGACGGCGAGCTCCCGGCCTCCGGGCGCGACGCGAAGATCCTCCTCACGCTCCAGGCCGACAAGGACCGCTACGGCCTGCTGGTCGACCAGACCCTGCACGAGGAGAACGCCATCGTGCACCGGAAGGACCCCTTCATCCGGAACACCCCCTACATCGCCGGGGTCTCCGTCAGCATCTTCGGCGAGCCGTTCCTGGTTTTCGACATCTACGCCCTGGCGAGGTACTTCCAGGCGCCCCGGAAGACGGCGACGACCCGGCCCGCGGGCACCCGGGCGAAGAGCGTCCAGAAGGTGATCCTGCTCGTCGAAGATTCCGTAGTGACACGGGAGATGGAAAAAGTTATCATTGAATCGGCGGGATATCGCGTGGTGGAAGCCGTCAACGGGGCCGAGGGCCTCGAAAAACTGGGCACGCAGCCGGTGGACTGCATCGTCACCGACGTGGAGATGCCCGTGATGGACGGTTTCACCATGACCGGGCAGATCCGGGGCATACCCGCCCACCGGGATATCCCCATCATCATCGTCACCACCCGGGAGAACCGGGAGGACAAGATCCGGGGAATCCAGGTGGGGGCCAACGCCTACATCACGAAGAAGGATTTCGACCAGATGAAGCTCCTGGAGACGATCCAGAGACTGGTCTGA